The following coding sequences are from one Hippopotamus amphibius kiboko isolate mHipAmp2 chromosome 9, mHipAmp2.hap2, whole genome shotgun sequence window:
- the NMRAL1 gene encoding nmrA-like family domain-containing protein 1 isoform X1 produces MAPRPLRTAFPAPALMADKKLVVVFGATGAQGGSVAQTLLEDGTFRVRVVTRDPGQRAAKELRLQGAEVVQGDQDDEASMELALTGAHATFIVTNYWENCSQEQEVKQGKLLADLAKRLGLRYVVYSGLENIKKLTAGRLAAGHFDGKGKVEEYFRDISVPMTSVRLPCYFENLLSYFLPQKAPDGKSYLLSLPMGDVPMDGMSVTDLGPVVLSLLKMPEEYIGRNIGLSTCRHTAEEYASLLSKHTGKAVRDAKTSPEDYEKLDFPGAQDLANMFRFYALKPDRDIELTLRLNPKARTLDQWLEQHKGDFAGL; encoded by the exons ATGGCCCCCAGACCTCTCCGGACCGCGTTTCCCGCTCCCGCTCTCATGGCGGACAAGAAGCTGGTGGTCGTGTTTGGAGCTACAG GTGCCCAGGGGGGCTCAGTGGCCCAGACACTGCTGGAAGATGGGACATTCAGGGTCCGAGTGGTGACCCGGGACCCTGGGCAGAGGGCAGCAAAGGAGCTGAGGCTGCAAGGTGCAGAAGTAGTGCAGGGAGACCAGGATGACGAGGCCAGCATGGAGCTGGCCCTGACTGGGGCTCATGCCACCTTCATCGTGACCAACTACTGGGAGAACTGCAGCCAGGAGCAGGAGGTCAAGCAG GGAAAGCTGCTAGCCGATCTGGCCAAACGCCTGGGCCTGCGCTACGTGGTCTACAGTGGCCTAGAGAACATCAAGAAGCTGACAGCTGGGAGACTGGCAGCAGGACACTTTGACGGCAAAGGGAAAGTGGAGGAATATTTCCGGGACATCAGCGTCCCCATGACCAGTGTGCGGCTGCCCTGCTATTTCGAGAACCTCCTTTCCTACTTCCTGCCCCAAAAAGCCCCAGATGGAAAGAGCTACTTGCTGA gcttGCCTATGGGTGATGTGCCCATGGACGGCATGTCCGTGACTGACCTGGGCCCCGTGGTGCTCAGCCTGCTGAAAATGCCGGAAGAATACATCGGCCGGAACATCGGGCTCAGCACCTGCAGGCACACAGCGGAGGAGTACGCCTCCCTGCTCTCCAAGCACACCGGGAAGGCTGTGCGCGATGCCAAG ACAAGCCCCGAGGACTATGAGAAGCTTGACTTTCCCGGTGCCCAGGACCTGGCCAACATGTTCCGTTTCTATGCCCTGAAACCCGACCGTGACATTGAACTGACCCTGAGGCTCAACCCCAAGGCCAGGACACTGGACCAGTGGCTGGAGCAGCACAAAGGAGACTTTGCAGGGCTGtga
- the NMRAL1 gene encoding nmrA-like family domain-containing protein 1 isoform X2, with the protein MADKKLVVVFGATGAQGGSVAQTLLEDGTFRVRVVTRDPGQRAAKELRLQGAEVVQGDQDDEASMELALTGAHATFIVTNYWENCSQEQEVKQGKLLADLAKRLGLRYVVYSGLENIKKLTAGRLAAGHFDGKGKVEEYFRDISVPMTSVRLPCYFENLLSYFLPQKAPDGKSYLLSLPMGDVPMDGMSVTDLGPVVLSLLKMPEEYIGRNIGLSTCRHTAEEYASLLSKHTGKAVRDAKTSPEDYEKLDFPGAQDLANMFRFYALKPDRDIELTLRLNPKARTLDQWLEQHKGDFAGL; encoded by the exons ATGGCGGACAAGAAGCTGGTGGTCGTGTTTGGAGCTACAG GTGCCCAGGGGGGCTCAGTGGCCCAGACACTGCTGGAAGATGGGACATTCAGGGTCCGAGTGGTGACCCGGGACCCTGGGCAGAGGGCAGCAAAGGAGCTGAGGCTGCAAGGTGCAGAAGTAGTGCAGGGAGACCAGGATGACGAGGCCAGCATGGAGCTGGCCCTGACTGGGGCTCATGCCACCTTCATCGTGACCAACTACTGGGAGAACTGCAGCCAGGAGCAGGAGGTCAAGCAG GGAAAGCTGCTAGCCGATCTGGCCAAACGCCTGGGCCTGCGCTACGTGGTCTACAGTGGCCTAGAGAACATCAAGAAGCTGACAGCTGGGAGACTGGCAGCAGGACACTTTGACGGCAAAGGGAAAGTGGAGGAATATTTCCGGGACATCAGCGTCCCCATGACCAGTGTGCGGCTGCCCTGCTATTTCGAGAACCTCCTTTCCTACTTCCTGCCCCAAAAAGCCCCAGATGGAAAGAGCTACTTGCTGA gcttGCCTATGGGTGATGTGCCCATGGACGGCATGTCCGTGACTGACCTGGGCCCCGTGGTGCTCAGCCTGCTGAAAATGCCGGAAGAATACATCGGCCGGAACATCGGGCTCAGCACCTGCAGGCACACAGCGGAGGAGTACGCCTCCCTGCTCTCCAAGCACACCGGGAAGGCTGTGCGCGATGCCAAG ACAAGCCCCGAGGACTATGAGAAGCTTGACTTTCCCGGTGCCCAGGACCTGGCCAACATGTTCCGTTTCTATGCCCTGAAACCCGACCGTGACATTGAACTGACCCTGAGGCTCAACCCCAAGGCCAGGACACTGGACCAGTGGCTGGAGCAGCACAAAGGAGACTTTGCAGGGCTGtga
- the NMRAL1 gene encoding nmrA-like family domain-containing protein 1 isoform X3, producing the protein MGFGGHELSRPDRPFGPTRRARGRYGQAPPAPSPTLRLSWPPDLSGPRFPLPLSWRTRSWWSCLELQGKLLADLAKRLGLRYVVYSGLENIKKLTAGRLAAGHFDGKGKVEEYFRDISVPMTSVRLPCYFENLLSYFLPQKAPDGKSYLLSLPMGDVPMDGMSVTDLGPVVLSLLKMPEEYIGRNIGLSTCRHTAEEYASLLSKHTGKAVRDAKTSPEDYEKLDFPGAQDLANMFRFYALKPDRDIELTLRLNPKARTLDQWLEQHKGDFAGL; encoded by the exons ATGGGGTTCGGGGGTCACGAACTCTCCCGGCCGGACCGCCCCTTTGGTCCCACGCGGCGCGCGCGGGGTCGTTACGGGCAGGCACCCCCGGCCCCTTCGCCGACTCTGCGCCTCTCATGGCCCCCAGACCTCTCCGGACCGCGTTTCCCGCTCCCGCTCTCATGGCGGACAAGAAGCTGGTGGTCGTGTTTGGAGCTACAG GGAAAGCTGCTAGCCGATCTGGCCAAACGCCTGGGCCTGCGCTACGTGGTCTACAGTGGCCTAGAGAACATCAAGAAGCTGACAGCTGGGAGACTGGCAGCAGGACACTTTGACGGCAAAGGGAAAGTGGAGGAATATTTCCGGGACATCAGCGTCCCCATGACCAGTGTGCGGCTGCCCTGCTATTTCGAGAACCTCCTTTCCTACTTCCTGCCCCAAAAAGCCCCAGATGGAAAGAGCTACTTGCTGA gcttGCCTATGGGTGATGTGCCCATGGACGGCATGTCCGTGACTGACCTGGGCCCCGTGGTGCTCAGCCTGCTGAAAATGCCGGAAGAATACATCGGCCGGAACATCGGGCTCAGCACCTGCAGGCACACAGCGGAGGAGTACGCCTCCCTGCTCTCCAAGCACACCGGGAAGGCTGTGCGCGATGCCAAG ACAAGCCCCGAGGACTATGAGAAGCTTGACTTTCCCGGTGCCCAGGACCTGGCCAACATGTTCCGTTTCTATGCCCTGAAACCCGACCGTGACATTGAACTGACCCTGAGGCTCAACCCCAAGGCCAGGACACTGGACCAGTGGCTGGAGCAGCACAAAGGAGACTTTGCAGGGCTGtga